In Flavobacteriales bacterium, the following are encoded in one genomic region:
- a CDS encoding patatin-like phospholipase family protein codes for MRALVISGGGSKGAFAGGMAEHFINDLGIDYDIFTGSSTGSLLIPMLASNNVRKAKKVYTSITPKDIFTLNPYKIHVKRGVVKISMNHWNIIRSFWRGNKTFGSSKKLRKTIGKFFTEVEFEWIKRSHRDVIVTVSNLSLNQVEYKALKDCSYEDFCDWVWASANFLPFMSLVTKNGMEYGDGGFGNNIPIQSAINAGATEIDVIVLDPIESVTNRMKSTNAIDLLFNVFDFLLDQTTNSKLELSKLRSKINEVKINVYHTPQKLTENSLIFNKKRMNKWWMEGRAYARKVKSEPTIIQPEK; via the coding sequence ATGAGAGCATTAGTAATATCTGGAGGTGGTAGTAAAGGAGCTTTTGCTGGTGGAATGGCAGAGCACTTTATCAACGACTTGGGTATCGATTATGATATCTTTACAGGATCTTCTACAGGAAGTTTGCTGATCCCTATGTTGGCGTCTAATAATGTCAGAAAAGCTAAAAAAGTTTATACCTCTATTACGCCTAAGGATATTTTTACGTTGAACCCATATAAAATTCACGTGAAGAGAGGGGTAGTTAAAATTAGCATGAATCACTGGAATATTATTCGTTCGTTTTGGCGTGGGAATAAGACTTTTGGAAGTTCTAAAAAACTAAGAAAAACGATTGGTAAATTCTTTACTGAAGTTGAGTTTGAGTGGATTAAACGCAGTCATAGAGATGTGATTGTTACGGTTTCTAACCTCTCGCTTAACCAAGTTGAATACAAAGCCCTTAAAGATTGTAGTTACGAAGACTTTTGTGATTGGGTATGGGCTTCTGCCAACTTCTTGCCTTTTATGAGTTTGGTGACTAAAAACGGGATGGAATATGGCGACGGAGGTTTTGGTAATAATATCCCTATTCAGTCGGCAATTAATGCTGGAGCAACTGAGATTGATGTCATCGTTCTCGACCCCATTGAGTCTGTGACCAATCGTATGAAATCCACCAACGCCATTGACTTACTTTTTAATGTTTTTGACTTTTTATTGGATCAAACGACCAACAGTAAATTGGAATTATCTAAGTTGAGAAGTAAAATTAACGAGGTAAAAATTAATGTTTACCACACTCCTCAGAAACTGACGGAAAACTCACTGATTTTTAATAAAAAAAGAATGAACAAATGGTGGATGGAAGGGAGAGCTTATGCTCGAAAAGTAAAATCTGAACCCACCATTATTCAACCTGAAAAATAA
- a CDS encoding aromatic ring-hydroxylating dioxygenase subunit alpha — protein MEPKLMHTLPIEAYTSQEWLALEMEHIFSKTWQFAGFVEELKDTGDFITVQAGLNNLFITKNKQGELKAFHNLCRHRGTQLLRIVGKAEKVITCPYHDWVYNTDGELINIPNKAEEFPHLDKANHACDLNLIEAAVGIFKGMLFVHPDKNAAPISDYFKGLLPLLGPHQVEELVEYSEHEDQPFYTKVIQANWKIVVENYIDHYHLAHLHQNTLNMYDHKKAEFGWVGPHYWFYEPLIKKYEKDIENSSPYVLIDSVPREQIGAYVPWFFPNIGIAESEGSWSTFHVTPIAPDQTKVVIRTKVMNVSEQESVAQYIKSSRHPFWNKYGTGAKYQESSYTDDPMTSGDFMKEDIFACEQQQKSLKSPYFSIGATAQRGESAIVKFQSVIKEWIENAVNSSK, from the coding sequence ATGGAACCTAAACTAATGCATACGCTTCCAATCGAAGCATATACTTCTCAAGAGTGGTTAGCTTTAGAAATGGAACACATTTTTAGTAAAACCTGGCAATTTGCTGGATTTGTTGAAGAACTAAAAGACACAGGGGATTTTATTACTGTCCAAGCTGGACTCAACAATTTATTCATTACAAAGAATAAACAAGGCGAACTTAAGGCTTTTCATAACCTTTGCAGGCACAGAGGAACTCAGCTATTAAGAATAGTTGGAAAAGCAGAAAAAGTCATCACCTGTCCTTATCATGACTGGGTTTACAACACTGATGGAGAACTCATCAACATCCCCAACAAAGCAGAAGAATTCCCTCACTTAGACAAAGCCAATCATGCATGCGACCTCAACTTAATAGAAGCTGCTGTTGGTATTTTTAAAGGAATGCTATTTGTTCATCCAGATAAAAATGCAGCTCCAATTTCGGATTATTTTAAAGGTCTTTTACCTTTATTAGGACCACATCAAGTAGAAGAATTGGTAGAATACTCCGAACACGAAGACCAACCTTTTTATACTAAGGTAATTCAAGCCAATTGGAAAATCGTGGTTGAAAATTATATCGACCATTATCACCTTGCCCATCTACATCAAAACACCCTTAACATGTATGACCACAAAAAAGCTGAATTTGGGTGGGTTGGCCCACATTATTGGTTTTATGAACCACTTATTAAGAAATACGAGAAAGATATTGAAAACAGTTCTCCTTATGTCTTAATCGATTCTGTCCCACGCGAACAAATCGGTGCTTATGTTCCTTGGTTTTTCCCAAACATTGGCATTGCAGAATCGGAAGGATCATGGAGTACTTTTCACGTTACGCCAATAGCTCCTGACCAAACCAAAGTCGTTATTCGCACCAAAGTAATGAATGTCTCCGAACAAGAAAGTGTTGCTCAATATATCAAATCAAGTCGTCATCCCTTTTGGAATAAATACGGAACAGGAGCAAAATACCAAGAGTCCTCCTATACTGATGACCCTATGACTTCTGGAGATTTTATGAAAGAAGACATATTTGCCTGCGAGCAACAACAGAAATCATTAAAATCTCCTTATTTTAGCATTGGAGCTACTGCCCAAAGAGGAGAATCTGCTATTGTGAAATTTCAATCAGTCATCAAAGAATGGATTGAAAATGCTGTAAACTCATCTAAATAA
- a CDS encoding class I SAM-dependent methyltransferase has protein sequence MIHQAKSYLSYLGKAKSINGDFDPFISNLLLHVFDKKDEFYAFKAIELIRNNLKLNNTKIEVKDLGAGSKKGYQNERSINQIVNSSAKAPKYGQLLFRLANYLEINNAIELGTSLGISTAYIKKARKNAAVYTLEGAPNIVKAAKNNFQTLKLKNLEVIEGNFDQTLPVLLKRLSTVDFVFFDGNHQHEATLNYFEQCLEKLNDRTVFIFDDIYWSDGMTKAWKTIQKNDRVTTTIDIFEMGFVFFNPKLSKQNLIIKY, from the coding sequence TTGATTCACCAAGCAAAATCATATCTTAGTTATTTAGGAAAGGCTAAAAGTATAAATGGAGATTTTGACCCATTTATTAGCAACCTATTGCTACATGTTTTTGATAAAAAAGATGAGTTTTACGCATTTAAAGCCATTGAATTAATTCGTAACAACCTTAAGTTGAACAACACCAAAATCGAAGTCAAAGATTTAGGGGCAGGTTCTAAAAAAGGGTATCAAAATGAGCGAAGCATCAACCAGATTGTCAACAGCTCTGCTAAGGCTCCTAAATACGGACAACTTCTTTTTCGCTTGGCTAATTACCTAGAAATTAACAATGCTATTGAATTGGGAACTTCATTGGGTATTTCAACTGCTTATATCAAAAAAGCTAGAAAAAATGCTGCGGTTTACACCTTAGAAGGAGCTCCTAACATTGTAAAAGCTGCCAAAAACAACTTTCAAACGTTGAAACTTAAAAACCTAGAAGTTATCGAAGGAAACTTTGACCAAACTTTACCCGTTTTATTAAAACGTTTATCAACAGTAGATTTTGTGTTCTTTGATGGTAACCATCAACACGAAGCTACGTTAAACTATTTTGAACAGTGTTTGGAAAAGCTTAACGATCGTACTGTTTTTATTTTTGATGATATTTATTGGTCAGATGGAATGACAAAAGCATGGAAAACTATTCAAAAAAATGATCGCGTTACCACAACGATTGATATCTTTGAGATGGGATTTGTTTTTTTTAACCCTAAACTGTCCAAACAAAACCTTATAATTAAATATTAG
- a CDS encoding Fic family protein translates to MKPPYQITDKILQLVVSISEKLGEINATHLYKPPTELRKKNRIKTIQSSLEIEGNTLTEEQITALLENKRILAPKKDILEVQNAIKVYEQINRLNPNQLKDLEKAHGVLMNGLIETAGKLRTKNVGIVKGSKVEHIAPSGSMVKGLMNDLFTYLKKDEDVILIKSCVFHYEFEFIHPFIDGNGRMGRLWQTLILMQQYPVFEYLPIESLIKENQTKYYHALGQSDKMGSSTPFIEFMLDIILQSLENLLKTQNRTLTTEDRIDLFKDLIGANEFSRKDYLQNFKEISQSTASRDLKWAIERGILTKTGDKRLTKYLYK, encoded by the coding sequence TTGAAACCACCATATCAAATAACAGATAAAATACTACAATTAGTTGTTTCCATTTCCGAGAAATTAGGAGAAATAAACGCTACGCATTTATACAAACCGCCAACAGAATTACGGAAAAAGAATCGTATAAAAACTATACAATCTTCTTTAGAAATAGAGGGGAATACGCTTACTGAGGAACAAATAACCGCATTATTAGAAAACAAGCGAATATTAGCACCAAAAAAAGATATCCTAGAGGTGCAAAATGCAATTAAGGTCTATGAACAAATTAATCGTTTAAACCCTAATCAACTAAAAGATCTTGAAAAAGCACATGGCGTCTTAATGAATGGGCTAATTGAGACAGCAGGAAAGCTCCGCACCAAAAATGTAGGGATTGTAAAAGGTTCTAAAGTAGAACACATTGCTCCAAGTGGAAGTATGGTAAAAGGCCTAATGAACGACTTATTTACCTATCTAAAAAAAGATGAGGACGTTATACTGATTAAAAGTTGTGTGTTTCATTACGAGTTTGAATTTATCCATCCATTTATAGACGGAAACGGTAGAATGGGAAGATTATGGCAAACGCTTATATTAATGCAACAATACCCCGTATTTGAATATCTTCCTATCGAAAGCCTTATCAAAGAAAACCAAACCAAGTACTATCATGCATTAGGGCAGTCGGATAAAATGGGTAGTTCTACACCATTTATAGAGTTTATGTTAGATATAATACTCCAATCTTTAGAAAACCTCCTTAAAACTCAAAACAGAACGCTAACAACAGAAGATCGTATTGATCTATTTAAGGACCTTATAGGCGCTAACGAATTTAGTCGAAAAGATTATTTACAGAACTTTAAAGAAATAAGCCAATCCACGGCAAGCAGAGACTTAAAATGGGCAATTGAGCGAGGTATTTTAACTAAAACTGGGGATAAGCGATTGACAAAGTACCTATACAAATAA
- a CDS encoding tetratricopeptide repeat protein encodes MRGGLKIVLLAVLVFNSLRACAIYEIGEILFAKGREYVEQGNIDSAEYYFKQSLTAAEALHDSVQGPTKAKYSIGIVYHNAFYYDKALGYLLAAAKELEDSSSILKSDVYNQIGVLYYDVQKFVPALEYLMEAFKVSTAINDQESIALINNNLGLIFMETKDYESARTYFKTSIRIAAENHYLKSLSLINIGLSEYYEERYDTALYYLNEAERETRISGQLFYIPSIYLNKGLCYLDVGKVQEAQPLFEKALAEFKKNKNKELEYLCKVNLYNVAFLMGDYTTANQYKAEFLAFEDSIQDIAIKVDFYTYAAQNSLTSGDSIAALHYNVKLVEFGKVILEGFENKGLADLKSDASYLKVSSDVALLASENESIQKEKSAVEEINDKLKSSNRLISVLSIVTLLLAGSFIFYLIQSNKKKKAKNQQLENQRAELAQKNEQILNSFEYANGMEKLLLQQMNPHFLFNALTTVEASIAVGEIDFAKEYIALFSALLRKTLNHSRQDVISLPDELEFLESYIQLNSIKQGENFSYQLIYDEDHVEDFVRTPPMLVQPFVENALIHGLYHKTNGPKELKIEVCPKDNYILWIITDNGVGRTNSKEIGKTHQGISHGIQITKDRIKWMKNIYGNNFSVEYTDLEEGTKVELKTPIVEG; translated from the coding sequence ATGAGAGGTGGATTAAAAATAGTCTTACTTGCTGTCTTGGTCTTTAACTCGTTAAGAGCTTGTGCTATTTATGAAATAGGAGAAATCTTGTTTGCAAAAGGTAGAGAATATGTAGAGCAAGGGAATATCGACTCAGCCGAATATTATTTTAAACAGTCACTCACTGCTGCGGAAGCGTTACACGACTCTGTTCAAGGTCCTACTAAAGCCAAGTACAGTATTGGAATTGTTTATCATAATGCATTCTATTATGATAAAGCACTTGGTTACTTGTTGGCAGCAGCAAAAGAGTTGGAAGATAGCTCTTCCATTTTAAAATCAGATGTTTACAATCAAATAGGAGTATTGTATTATGACGTTCAAAAGTTTGTGCCAGCATTGGAATATTTGATGGAGGCTTTTAAGGTTTCTACGGCAATTAATGATCAAGAAAGTATTGCGCTGATCAACAATAATCTAGGGTTGATCTTTATGGAAACAAAAGATTATGAAAGTGCACGAACTTATTTTAAAACGAGTATCCGAATCGCAGCGGAGAACCATTACCTTAAATCTTTATCCTTAATCAATATAGGCTTATCGGAATATTATGAGGAACGATACGATACCGCGTTGTATTATTTGAATGAAGCTGAACGAGAAACGAGAATTAGTGGACAATTGTTTTATATCCCAAGTATTTATTTAAATAAAGGATTGTGCTATTTAGATGTAGGAAAAGTGCAAGAAGCTCAGCCTTTATTTGAAAAAGCCTTAGCTGAATTTAAGAAGAACAAAAATAAGGAGCTAGAATATTTATGTAAAGTTAACTTGTATAATGTCGCTTTTTTAATGGGAGATTACACCACGGCTAATCAATATAAAGCCGAGTTTTTAGCTTTTGAAGATTCAATTCAAGACATCGCTATCAAAGTTGATTTTTATACTTATGCAGCGCAAAATAGTTTAACAAGTGGAGACTCAATCGCTGCCTTACATTATAATGTAAAACTAGTGGAGTTTGGGAAAGTTATTTTGGAGGGATTTGAAAATAAGGGGTTAGCCGATTTAAAATCAGATGCTTCTTACCTTAAAGTGTCTTCAGATGTAGCATTGCTAGCATCTGAAAACGAGTCCATTCAAAAAGAAAAAAGTGCGGTAGAAGAAATCAATGATAAATTAAAAAGTAGCAACCGTTTAATTAGTGTATTGTCTATAGTAACTTTATTGTTGGCGGGGAGTTTTATTTTTTATTTGATACAGTCCAACAAGAAAAAGAAAGCTAAAAACCAACAATTGGAAAATCAACGTGCTGAACTAGCTCAAAAAAATGAACAGATTTTAAATTCATTTGAATATGCCAATGGAATGGAAAAACTCCTTTTGCAACAAATGAACCCTCACTTTTTGTTTAATGCTTTAACCACTGTAGAAGCAAGTATTGCTGTTGGTGAGATTGATTTTGCAAAAGAATACATTGCGTTGTTTTCGGCTTTGTTAAGAAAAACTTTAAACCATTCTCGTCAGGATGTGATTAGTTTGCCTGATGAACTGGAGTTTTTGGAATCTTATATCCAATTGAACAGTATTAAACAAGGGGAAAATTTTTCTTATCAATTAATTTACGACGAAGACCATGTAGAAGATTTTGTTCGAACTCCACCAATGTTAGTCCAGCCTTTTGTCGAAAATGCGTTAATTCATGGCTTATACCATAAAACCAATGGTCCTAAAGAATTAAAGATAGAGGTTTGTCCTAAAGACAATTACATTTTATGGATTATCACCGATAATGGAGTAGGGCGTACCAATTCCAAAGAAATAGGAAAAACCCACCAAGGTATTTCCCACGGAATTCAAATCACCAAAGACCGAATTAAATGGATGAAAAACATCTACGGGAATAATTTCTCAGTAGAATATACCGATCTAGAAGAAGGAACTAAGGTAGAGTTGAAAACTCCGATTGTGGAGGGGTGA
- the mnmE gene encoding tRNA uridine-5-carboxymethylaminomethyl(34) synthesis GTPase MnmE, translating to MDQLDTICALSTPQGVSAIAVIRLTGQAAITTVNQCFTKDISHAKGYTVHYGSIVDQDKVVDDVIVTIFRGPHSFTGENTVEIACHGSTFIQQRIIEVLLQNGARLAEAGEFSKRAFFNGKFDLSQTEAIADLIHSQSEAAHQIAIQQMRGGFSNDLKDLRAQLIHFASLVELELDFAEEDVEFADRTELINLVQTVLELVQRLAQSFKLGNAIKNGVNTAIVGRPNAGKSTLLNALLNEERAIVSDIAGTTRDTIEETLILEGVEFRFIDTAGLRETTDTIEKIGVEKALDEVKKSAVYIYLFDCNDLSVADVQQDLAELPNEIAHIVVANKLDLASEAQITAFKESDLQPVFISAKNNNAINELQAQLLETVDISSLASNQTIVTNIRHFEALKRAEEDLIKVSDGLQSGISGDFIAMDIRQALHHLGTITGEVSTDDLLGNIFANFCIGK from the coding sequence TTGGATCAATTAGACACTATTTGTGCACTTTCTACACCACAAGGAGTAAGTGCGATTGCGGTAATACGCTTAACTGGACAAGCGGCGATTACTACGGTCAATCAATGTTTTACCAAAGATATATCTCATGCAAAGGGGTATACGGTACATTACGGTTCTATTGTTGACCAGGATAAAGTCGTTGATGATGTGATTGTCACTATTTTTAGAGGACCTCATTCCTTTACTGGCGAAAACACTGTTGAAATAGCTTGTCATGGTTCTACTTTTATCCAACAACGCATCATCGAAGTCTTACTTCAAAATGGTGCTCGATTGGCTGAAGCTGGTGAGTTTTCGAAACGTGCTTTCTTTAACGGGAAGTTTGATTTATCACAAACCGAAGCTATTGCCGATTTAATTCATTCTCAGAGTGAAGCGGCACATCAAATTGCTATCCAACAAATGCGTGGTGGTTTTTCTAACGATTTAAAAGACTTACGTGCACAATTGATTCACTTTGCTTCTTTAGTAGAGCTAGAATTGGATTTTGCTGAAGAGGATGTCGAGTTTGCTGATAGAACGGAGTTGATTAACCTCGTTCAAACGGTTTTGGAATTGGTACAACGATTAGCGCAATCTTTTAAACTGGGGAACGCCATTAAAAATGGGGTAAACACTGCTATTGTAGGAAGACCAAACGCTGGAAAATCGACTTTATTAAATGCGTTATTAAATGAAGAGCGCGCCATTGTTTCCGACATTGCAGGAACCACTCGTGATACGATTGAAGAGACCTTAATTTTAGAGGGCGTTGAATTCCGTTTTATTGACACTGCTGGACTGAGAGAAACAACTGATACCATTGAAAAAATTGGTGTAGAAAAAGCGTTGGATGAAGTCAAAAAATCGGCAGTTTACATCTATTTGTTTGACTGTAATGACTTATCAGTTGCTGATGTTCAACAAGACCTTGCTGAGCTACCTAATGAAATTGCACATATTGTTGTTGCCAACAAGTTAGATCTTGCTTCAGAAGCTCAAATCACCGCCTTTAAAGAAAGTGATTTACAACCTGTTTTTATCTCTGCAAAAAACAACAATGCGATTAACGAGTTACAAGCACAACTCCTCGAAACTGTTGATATTTCATCGCTTGCTTCCAACCAAACCATTGTAACCAACATTCGTCATTTTGAAGCCCTAAAACGCGCTGAAGAAGACTTAATCAAAGTTTCTGATGGTTTACAAAGTGGTATTTCAGGAGATTTTATCGCCATGGATATTCGCCAAGCCCTCCATCACCTCGGAACCATTACTGGTGAAGTTTCTACAGATGATTTACTAGGGAATATTTTTGCTAATTTTTGTATTGGGAAGTAA
- a CDS encoding rhodanese-related sulfurtransferase, producing the protein MQLYNKLSAKERAELIDKAGKDRLTISFYQYFHIENPQQFRNELFIAWEALDVLGRTYVSDEGINAQISVPAENFLQLKAQLDSTGFLKDIRLNVAVEQDNKSFLKLKIKVRTKIVADGLDDETFDVTDKGIHLNAEKFNELMEDPNTILVDMRNHYESEIGHFKGAITPDVDTFRESLPIIEDDLKEHKEDKNLLMYCTGGIRCEKASAYFKHKGFKNVFQLEGGIIEYTRQAKEQNLENKFIGKNFVFDQRRSERISEDVIAQCHQCGAPCDTHVNCANAGCHLLFIQCDSCKEKMDNCCSSACQEIVHLPEAEQKVLRKGKENSNKIFKKGRSEVLTYKK; encoded by the coding sequence ATGCAACTGTACAACAAATTAAGTGCGAAGGAACGCGCTGAACTTATAGACAAGGCGGGGAAAGACCGATTAACCATATCGTTCTACCAATATTTTCATATTGAAAATCCGCAACAATTTAGAAACGAACTTTTTATTGCTTGGGAAGCTTTAGATGTTTTGGGTAGAACTTATGTTTCCGATGAGGGAATTAATGCTCAAATTTCTGTCCCAGCTGAAAACTTTTTACAACTTAAAGCACAATTAGACAGCACTGGTTTTTTAAAAGATATCCGTTTAAATGTAGCTGTAGAACAAGACAACAAATCGTTTTTAAAACTTAAGATCAAAGTCAGAACAAAAATCGTTGCAGATGGTTTGGACGATGAGACTTTTGATGTAACAGATAAAGGGATTCACTTAAATGCTGAAAAGTTTAACGAATTAATGGAAGACCCTAACACCATTTTGGTGGATATGCGTAACCATTACGAAAGTGAAATTGGGCATTTTAAAGGAGCTATCACCCCTGATGTTGATACTTTTAGAGAATCCTTACCAATTATTGAAGACGACTTAAAGGAACACAAAGAGGACAAAAACCTGTTGATGTATTGTACAGGTGGTATTCGTTGTGAAAAAGCTAGTGCTTATTTTAAACACAAAGGATTTAAAAATGTGTTTCAATTGGAAGGTGGTATCATAGAATACACTAGACAAGCCAAGGAACAAAACCTAGAGAATAAATTTATTGGAAAAAACTTTGTCTTTGACCAAAGACGTTCGGAACGTATTTCTGAGGATGTGATTGCGCAATGTCATCAGTGTGGAGCGCCTTGCGATACACATGTCAACTGTGCCAACGCTGGATGTCATTTATTGTTTATACAATGCGATAGTTGTAAAGAAAAGATGGACAACTGTTGCAGCTCAGCTTGTCAAGAAATTGTTCATTTACCTGAAGCAGAACAAAAAGTTCTACGAAAAGGAAAAGAAAACAGCAATAAAATATTTAAAAAAGGACGTTCTGAAGTGTTAACTTATAAAAAATAA
- a CDS encoding carbohydrate binding family 9 domain-containing protein: MKTSIFLAFILTFGAIQLIAAQVKSIAISRTEEKIEIDGQMNETSWLNAAIATDFLERNPTEGNPPKFKTEVRMTYDNNNLYVLGYCFDNHPDSILTQLGERDDNLNADLFTVLFDPYHQKLDAFVFSVSASGVQSDSRFSDASFNAVWESAVQIVDDGWIVEMRIPYYAIRFPKDKQQAWKINFERNIRRSRTGLQWSLVPKNIETPINYWGDLKGLSDIDDPLRLSLSPYVSSFTAFSKGESSIGYGAGADLKLGLNESFTLDMTLLPDFSQVRSDNIVKNLGAFEVVFEEQRPFFQEGIDLFNKSDLFYSRRIGGFPSGYSNAYNQLDSNEAVLENPRKTNLLNVAKISGRNKNGLGIGVMNAITGETNANIENTETGEKRTVTTEPLVNYNIISLDQNLKNNSSIYLINLNTTRQGNFIDANVTSLGGELVSKNAKYSASGNVKVSQRDHDLGSSILKSDASDGISYFASLNKISGNFKYGLSSENKSRTFNPNDLGVNFTTNIRTHALNLQYNKYNPFWRLNSAYNRFTYSIDQNYTTGEILKNEYNGSFFITTPQFHSFYLFTSAQIGDGIDLFESRVAGQNFIIPEFYYNGIGVSSDYRKQFALDGEIGYGKGYFTNYINNQYFEVNISPIIRVNDKLTVTPSSRWVNKIDDVGFAGYFDGVPKYGVRDVRTFTNILQGKYLFKNNLSLTLRIRHYWSYGLYDYYGDLDEAGYIVKDDSFDGNANFNFNAFNTDLIFAWQFAPGSFLNLVYKNSLQRDTPTIDPSYFSNVGTVLTEDQFNRITLKVVYFFDVVSSYQKVFE, from the coding sequence ATGAAGACCTCGATATTTTTAGCTTTTATTTTGACTTTTGGCGCTATTCAGTTGATAGCAGCTCAAGTGAAGTCTATAGCTATTTCTAGGACTGAAGAAAAAATTGAAATCGATGGCCAAATGAATGAAACCAGTTGGTTAAACGCTGCTATTGCCACTGATTTTCTAGAAAGAAATCCTACTGAGGGGAATCCTCCTAAATTTAAAACGGAGGTTCGAATGACTTACGACAACAATAATCTCTATGTTCTAGGCTATTGTTTTGATAATCATCCTGATAGTATTTTAACACAGTTGGGGGAAAGGGACGATAACCTCAACGCTGATTTATTTACCGTTTTATTTGATCCTTATCATCAAAAACTAGATGCTTTTGTGTTTAGTGTTTCCGCTTCTGGGGTACAATCAGACAGTCGTTTTTCGGATGCTTCTTTTAATGCTGTTTGGGAAAGTGCTGTTCAAATTGTTGATGATGGTTGGATTGTTGAAATGAGAATTCCTTATTACGCAATTCGTTTTCCAAAAGATAAACAGCAAGCATGGAAAATTAATTTTGAAAGAAATATTCGAAGATCCCGAACAGGGTTACAATGGTCTTTAGTCCCTAAAAACATTGAAACTCCAATCAATTACTGGGGAGACTTAAAAGGACTCTCCGACATTGATGATCCTTTACGTTTATCTTTATCGCCTTATGTTTCTTCTTTTACCGCTTTTTCAAAAGGCGAATCTTCCATTGGCTATGGTGCTGGTGCTGATTTAAAACTAGGGCTAAACGAGAGCTTCACCCTTGATATGACTTTATTACCTGATTTTTCACAAGTGCGATCGGATAATATTGTCAAAAACCTAGGTGCTTTTGAAGTTGTTTTTGAAGAACAACGTCCTTTTTTCCAAGAAGGAATTGACCTCTTTAATAAATCAGATCTTTTTTACTCCCGAAGAATTGGCGGTTTTCCAAGCGGTTACTCCAATGCATATAACCAGCTTGACTCTAACGAAGCTGTACTTGAGAACCCTCGAAAAACAAACTTGCTTAATGTTGCCAAAATATCTGGTAGAAACAAAAACGGGTTGGGAATAGGCGTTATGAATGCCATCACTGGTGAGACAAATGCTAACATTGAAAATACAGAAACAGGTGAAAAACGAACTGTAACCACCGAACCTTTGGTCAACTATAACATCATTTCCCTAGATCAAAATTTAAAGAACAACAGCTCCATCTATTTAATTAACTTAAACACCACAAGACAAGGAAATTTTATTGATGCCAATGTTACTTCACTAGGAGGTGAACTCGTTTCTAAAAACGCTAAATATTCTGCATCAGGGAACGTTAAGGTTTCTCAAAGAGACCATGATCTTGGTTCATCTATTTTAAAATCGGATGCTAGTGATGGTATAAGCTATTTTGCAAGCTTGAATAAAATAAGCGGAAATTTTAAATATGGCCTTTCTTCAGAAAATAAGAGCCGCACTTTTAATCCTAATGATTTAGGGGTGAATTTTACGACGAATATTCGTACACACGCCCTCAATCTACAATACAATAAGTACAACCCTTTTTGGAGGTTAAATAGTGCTTACAATAGGTTTACCTATAGTATCGATCAAAATTATACCACGGGAGAAATTCTTAAAAATGAGTACAACGGTAGCTTCTTTATCACAACTCCTCAATTTCATTCATTTTATTTATTTACAAGTGCACAAATAGGAGATGGAATCGACCTATTTGAATCTAGAGTCGCTGGTCAAAATTTTATTATTCCTGAGTTTTATTACAACGGTATAGGTGTCTCATCGGATTATAGAAAGCAGTTTGCTCTTGACGGAGAAATTGGTTATGGAAAAGGATATTTTACTAATTATATTAACAACCAATATTTTGAGGTGAATATCTCTCCAATCATTAGAGTGAATGATAAACTAACCGTTACCCCATCTTCTAGATGGGTTAATAAAATTGATGATGTAGGTTTTGCAGGTTATTTTGATGGAGTTCCTAAATATGGCGTTAGAGATGTTCGTACGTTTACCAATATTCTACAAGGGAAATACTTATTTAAAAACAACCTTTCTCTTACCCTAAGAATACGACATTATTGGTCTTATGGGCTATACGATTACTATGGCGACTTAGACGAAGCTGGTTATATCGTTAAAGATGATTCTTTTGATGGGAATGCGAACTTTAATTTTAACGCCTTTAACACCGACTTGATCTTTGCATGGCAATTTGCCCCAGGGAGCTTCCTTAACTTAGTTTATAAAAACTCCCTTCAAAGGGATACACCAACCATCGACCCCTCTTATTTTAGCAACGTAGGAACTGTTTTAACAGAAGATCAATTCAATAGAATCACATTGAAAGTGGTTTACTTTTTTGATGTAGTTTCTAGTTATCAAAAGGTTTTTGAGTAA